The following proteins come from a genomic window of Novosphingobium sp. P6W:
- a CDS encoding efflux transporter outer membrane subunit, whose product MTKSLIALLTGTALLAGCNLAPKYERPAGAIPAALPQGGVYPAAATDAVDVSRIGWRDFFLDPRLRQVIETGLANNRDLRIAAGNVLQARAQLRVQRADLLPTINATGTGTFTNNLQGAGGGAGTGAGVGTGSSQDLEIYQATIGLSSFELDLFGRVRNLSRAAQEQVFASEEAQRSTRISLIAEIATAWLTMASDQEQLRLSRETLRTFEDTLRLTREQFRIGVGSELEVRQADTSYQGAVSDIAALEATVALDQNALNLLVGTTVAQDQLPAGLGAEPATRDALPGDVNSDVLLRRPDVLRAEHLLIAENANIGAARAAFFPTISLTGALGTLGLGLSGLFKDGSYTYTASPSVGLPLFDFGRRTGNLNYAKASQQVAVATYEKTIQTAFREVADALAQRGKIGDRVRAQSSRAQSAQVAAKLSDARFRAGVDSFLTTLDAQRTAYAAEQQLVTTRFAQGGNLVELYRALGGGLEDTQSVGAQGTAPAN is encoded by the coding sequence ATGACCAAGTCGCTCATCGCCCTGCTCACCGGCACCGCGCTGCTCGCCGGGTGCAACCTCGCACCCAAGTACGAGCGGCCTGCGGGCGCCATTCCGGCCGCCTTGCCCCAAGGCGGGGTCTACCCCGCCGCGGCCACCGATGCGGTCGACGTGTCGCGCATCGGCTGGCGTGACTTCTTCCTCGATCCGCGCCTGCGGCAGGTGATCGAGACGGGCCTCGCCAACAACCGCGATCTGCGAATCGCGGCGGGCAACGTGCTCCAGGCCCGCGCCCAGCTGCGGGTCCAGCGCGCGGATCTGCTGCCGACGATCAACGCGACCGGCACCGGCACCTTCACCAACAACCTCCAGGGCGCTGGCGGCGGGGCCGGAACCGGGGCAGGCGTCGGCACCGGCTCGTCGCAGGACCTCGAGATTTATCAGGCCACCATCGGCCTCTCGTCCTTCGAGCTGGACCTGTTCGGCCGGGTGCGCAACCTGTCGCGCGCGGCTCAGGAACAGGTCTTCGCCAGCGAGGAAGCCCAGCGCTCCACCCGCATCAGCCTGATCGCCGAGATCGCCACGGCCTGGCTGACGATGGCTTCGGATCAGGAACAGCTGCGCCTTTCGCGTGAAACCCTGCGCACGTTCGAGGACACCCTGCGCCTCACGCGGGAGCAGTTCCGCATCGGCGTCGGTTCCGAACTGGAAGTGCGCCAAGCGGACACCAGCTACCAGGGCGCGGTCAGCGACATCGCCGCGCTGGAGGCCACCGTCGCGCTTGACCAGAACGCGCTTAACCTGCTCGTCGGCACCACCGTGGCGCAGGACCAGCTTCCCGCAGGCCTCGGCGCCGAGCCGGCGACCCGCGATGCGCTGCCGGGCGACGTCAATTCGGACGTGCTGCTGCGCCGCCCCGACGTACTTCGGGCCGAACACCTGCTGATTGCCGAGAACGCCAATATCGGCGCCGCGCGCGCCGCGTTTTTCCCGACGATCTCGCTGACCGGCGCGCTCGGCACACTGGGCCTGGGGCTGTCCGGCTTGTTCAAGGACGGCAGTTATACGTACACGGCCAGCCCCAGCGTGGGCTTGCCGCTGTTCGACTTCGGCCGCCGCACCGGCAACCTGAACTATGCCAAGGCATCGCAGCAGGTCGCCGTCGCCACTTACGAGAAGACGATCCAGACCGCGTTCCGCGAAGTCGCCGATGCGCTTGCCCAGCGCGGCAAGATCGGTGACCGGGTGCGGGCACAGTCCAGCCGTGCGCAATCGGCGCAGGTGGCGGCAAAGCTGTCCGATGCCCGCTTCCGCGCCGGGGTGGATTCGTTCCTGACCACGCTTGACGCCCAGCGCACCGCGTATGCGGCCGAGCAGCAGCTGGTCACCACCCGGTTTGCCCAGGGCGGCAATCTGGTGGAACTGTATCGCGCTCTGGGCGGCGGTCTCGAAGACACGCAGTCCGTCGGTGCGCAGGGAACCGCTCCGGCTAACTGA
- a CDS encoding efflux RND transporter permease subunit has product MSRYFIDRPIFAWVIAVVLMMFGAIAIRSLPISQFPEIAPPTVTISATYPGADAETLERTTTQIIEQQLKGIDNLRYFSASSSSAGNATITLTFEQGTDPDIAQVQVQNKLQAATSLLPQEVQRQGLQVQKSAASFLLVTALYSEDGSHNANDLSDYIVSQVQDPVSRINGVGELQIFGTQYAMRIWVDPLKLRSYNLTIADISTAVSAQNAQISAGQLGQLPSSKEQQLNVTVSVQSRLQTPEEFGNIRLRTGQGGAIVRLRDVARVELGAEIYGFDTQYNGKNSSGFGVKLASGANALDTVDAVKAEVQKIAKNFPSDVKVAFPYDSTPFVRLSVEQVVHTLIEAVVLVFLVMFLFLQNWRATIIPTIAVPVVLLGTFGVMSMLGYSINTLTLFGMVLAIGLLVDDAIVVVENVERLIQTEHLSPKEAARKSMDEISGALIGIGMVLSAVFLPMAFFGGSTGVIYRQFSITIVSSMALSVMVALILTPALCATILKPHDPKQGQGNGLLARFFRWFNDKFDRGTQKYEKGVSRTARSWKRSGLIYLVIVGIMGLVFSRLPGGFLPDEDQGMMIALVQGPPGGTLPRTQRGLDVVRDHFLKDEKANVESVFTINGFSFNGQGQSAGMAFIKLKDWADRGGAENRAAAIAGRSMGTFAKYRDAMIFALVPPAVQELGNATGFDLWLVDETNMGHEKLIAARNQMLGMAGGDKRVSQVRPVSLEDAPQLDIKIDQDKASALGLDLSAINSEISAAWGSAYINDFLDRGRTKRVYLQADEPYRQTPEDLDNFYVRGASGEMAPFGAFSSFSWKNAPVILTRYNGRPAVELQGAPGQGLSTGGAMTAITEMQAKLPPGTGLEWTGLSYEERLSGGQAPMLYALSLFIVFLCLAALYESWSVPISVLLVVPLGVIGAVTAAWLTGLNNDIYLQVGLITTIGVSAKNAILIVEFAEERVQAGMNAFDAAMEAARLRLRPILMTSLAFIFGVLPLAISTGAGAGGQNAIGRAVVGGMLSATVFAIFFVPMFFVVVCRLFKHGQTDRQKPVAEDTHRPSENGVGPQGF; this is encoded by the coding sequence ATGTCCCGTTATTTCATCGACAGGCCCATCTTCGCATGGGTCATCGCGGTCGTGCTGATGATGTTCGGCGCGATTGCGATCCGCAGCCTGCCGATCTCGCAGTTCCCCGAGATCGCGCCGCCCACGGTCACGATCAGCGCCACTTATCCGGGCGCCGATGCCGAAACGCTTGAGCGCACGACGACGCAGATCATCGAGCAGCAGCTCAAGGGCATCGACAACCTGCGCTACTTCTCGGCGTCGTCCTCCTCGGCCGGCAACGCGACCATCACGCTGACGTTTGAGCAGGGCACCGACCCCGACATCGCGCAGGTTCAGGTGCAGAACAAGCTGCAGGCGGCGACTTCGCTGCTGCCGCAGGAAGTTCAGCGCCAGGGCCTGCAGGTGCAGAAGTCCGCAGCGAGCTTCCTGCTCGTCACCGCGCTGTATTCCGAGGACGGCAGCCACAACGCCAACGACCTTTCGGACTACATCGTCAGCCAGGTACAGGACCCTGTCAGCCGCATCAACGGCGTGGGAGAACTGCAGATTTTCGGCACCCAGTATGCCATGCGCATCTGGGTCGATCCGCTCAAGCTGCGTAGCTACAACCTGACGATCGCCGACATCAGCACCGCTGTCTCGGCCCAGAACGCACAGATTTCGGCAGGCCAGCTGGGCCAGCTTCCTTCTTCCAAGGAGCAGCAGCTCAACGTCACCGTTTCGGTCCAGTCGCGCCTGCAGACTCCTGAGGAATTCGGCAACATCCGCCTGCGCACCGGCCAGGGCGGCGCGATTGTGCGCCTGCGTGACGTCGCTCGCGTCGAACTGGGCGCGGAAATCTACGGTTTCGATACGCAGTACAACGGCAAGAATTCATCCGGCTTCGGTGTGAAGCTGGCCTCGGGAGCCAATGCGCTCGACACCGTGGACGCGGTGAAGGCCGAAGTGCAGAAGATCGCCAAGAACTTCCCCTCGGACGTCAAGGTCGCCTTCCCTTACGACTCCACCCCCTTCGTCCGTCTCTCGGTCGAGCAGGTGGTGCACACGCTGATCGAAGCGGTCGTACTCGTGTTCCTCGTCATGTTCCTGTTCCTGCAGAACTGGCGCGCGACGATCATTCCGACGATCGCGGTCCCCGTGGTGCTGCTTGGCACGTTCGGCGTGATGTCGATGCTGGGTTATTCGATCAATACGTTGACTTTGTTCGGCATGGTGCTGGCGATCGGCCTGCTGGTCGACGATGCCATCGTCGTGGTCGAGAACGTCGAGCGCCTGATCCAGACGGAGCACTTGTCTCCCAAGGAAGCGGCGCGAAAATCGATGGACGAGATCAGCGGCGCGCTGATCGGCATCGGCATGGTGCTTTCGGCGGTGTTCTTGCCGATGGCGTTCTTCGGCGGTTCCACCGGCGTCATCTATCGCCAGTTTTCGATCACCATCGTGTCGTCGATGGCGCTGTCGGTGATGGTCGCTTTGATCCTCACCCCGGCGCTGTGCGCCACGATCCTCAAGCCCCATGATCCCAAGCAGGGGCAGGGCAACGGCCTGCTCGCCCGCTTCTTCCGCTGGTTCAACGACAAGTTCGACCGGGGCACGCAGAAGTACGAAAAGGGCGTCTCCCGCACCGCGCGCAGCTGGAAGCGTTCGGGCCTCATCTATCTGGTTATCGTCGGCATCATGGGCCTGGTCTTCTCACGCCTGCCCGGCGGCTTCCTGCCGGACGAGGATCAGGGCATGATGATCGCGCTTGTCCAGGGCCCTCCGGGCGGCACGCTGCCCCGGACCCAGAGGGGTCTGGACGTGGTGCGCGACCACTTCCTCAAGGATGAGAAAGCCAACGTCGAATCCGTCTTCACCATCAACGGCTTCTCGTTTAACGGCCAGGGCCAGAGCGCCGGTATGGCGTTCATCAAGCTGAAGGACTGGGCTGACCGCGGCGGAGCGGAAAATCGCGCCGCAGCTATCGCGGGCCGGTCCATGGGCACTTTCGCAAAGTACCGCGACGCGATGATCTTCGCGCTCGTTCCGCCTGCCGTGCAGGAGCTTGGCAATGCCACCGGTTTCGACCTGTGGCTGGTCGATGAGACCAACATGGGCCACGAAAAGCTGATTGCCGCGCGCAACCAGATGCTGGGCATGGCCGGCGGCGACAAGCGCGTCTCTCAGGTCCGTCCGGTCAGCCTCGAGGATGCACCGCAGCTCGACATCAAGATCGATCAGGACAAGGCGAGCGCGCTCGGCCTCGACCTCAGCGCGATCAACTCGGAAATCTCGGCGGCCTGGGGCAGCGCCTATATCAACGACTTCCTCGATCGCGGCCGTACCAAGCGCGTCTACCTCCAGGCTGACGAACCCTATCGCCAGACGCCCGAGGACCTCGATAATTTCTACGTTCGTGGAGCGAGCGGCGAGATGGCACCCTTCGGCGCTTTCTCCTCGTTCTCCTGGAAAAACGCGCCGGTCATCCTGACGCGCTACAACGGACGTCCTGCAGTTGAACTGCAGGGTGCGCCAGGCCAGGGCCTGAGCACCGGCGGCGCCATGACGGCGATTACCGAGATGCAGGCGAAACTGCCGCCGGGAACGGGTCTGGAATGGACGGGCCTGTCCTATGAAGAGCGCCTTTCCGGCGGTCAGGCGCCCATGCTCTACGCATTGTCGCTGTTCATCGTGTTCCTGTGCCTTGCCGCGCTGTACGAAAGCTGGTCTGTGCCGATCTCGGTGCTGCTGGTCGTGCCGCTGGGCGTCATCGGTGCTGTCACCGCCGCGTGGCTGACGGGGCTCAACAACGACATCTACCTGCAGGTGGGCCTGATCACGACGATCGGTGTCTCGGCCAAGAACGCGATCCTCATCGTGGAGTTTGCGGAGGAGCGCGTGCAGGCAGGTATGAACGCCTTCGATGCGGCGATGGAAGCGGCAAGGCTGCGTCTGCGCCCGATCCTGATGACCTCGCTGGCCTTCATCTTCGGCGTGTTGCCGCTGGCGATCTCCACCGGCGCGGGCGCCGGCGGGCAGAACGCCATCGGACGCGCCGTGGTGGGCGGCATGCTTTCCGCCACGGTCTTCGCGATCTTCTTCGTGCCGATGTTCTTCGTGGTCGTCTGCCGCCTGTTCAAGCATGGGCAGACCGATCGGCAGAAGCCGGTAGCCGAAGACACGCACCGCCCCTCCGAAAACGGCGTCGGGCCGCAGGGATTCTGA
- a CDS encoding efflux RND transporter periplasmic adaptor subunit — protein MKKITPALVLLLSACGGGGEQAAPAGPPEVGVVTVREEAVVISTELPGRTSAYETSDVRPQVSGLILQRLFTEGDQVSAGQALYRIDPAPYEAQVASARAALGRARAAIASTAALSRRYNELVKINAISRQDAENAVVGAQQAQADVAAQQAALRTAQIDLGRTTVRAPISGRIGRSTFTTGALVSASQADALTTIQKIDPIFVDIQQSSADVLRLRQQLLSGEISREGGAARVRLKLEDGSAYPQEGVLKFTDVSVDPTTGSQVVRAQFPNNGGLLLPGMYVRAELVEGTRSNGILIPQAAVTRDERGSPTVLVVGAQGKVEGRKITAPRTVGTNWLVTGGLKAGEKVIVEGAQNARPGAAVKAVPAQQAKPGGNAPAGQQPKQGQ, from the coding sequence ATGAAAAAGATCACCCCGGCCCTGGTGCTGCTTCTGTCCGCTTGTGGAGGAGGAGGCGAACAGGCCGCGCCCGCAGGCCCGCCCGAAGTCGGCGTGGTGACCGTGCGTGAGGAAGCCGTGGTGATCAGCACCGAACTTCCCGGCCGTACCAGCGCTTACGAGACTTCTGACGTGCGTCCGCAGGTCAGTGGGTTGATCCTGCAACGCCTGTTCACCGAAGGCGATCAGGTCAGTGCCGGACAGGCACTTTATCGCATCGATCCGGCGCCTTACGAAGCGCAGGTGGCAAGTGCCCGCGCGGCGCTGGGCCGCGCCCGCGCGGCGATCGCTTCCACCGCCGCCCTTTCGCGGCGCTATAACGAGCTGGTCAAGATCAACGCGATTTCCCGCCAGGATGCCGAGAACGCAGTCGTGGGCGCGCAGCAGGCCCAGGCCGACGTCGCCGCCCAGCAGGCCGCGCTTCGGACCGCCCAGATCGATCTGGGCCGCACCACCGTGCGCGCGCCGATTTCGGGCCGCATCGGCCGTTCGACCTTCACGACCGGCGCTCTCGTTTCGGCTTCGCAGGCCGATGCGCTGACCACGATCCAGAAGATCGACCCGATCTTCGTGGACATCCAGCAGTCCAGTGCGGACGTTCTCAGGCTGCGCCAGCAGTTGCTCTCGGGCGAAATCTCGCGCGAGGGCGGCGCCGCGCGCGTTCGCCTGAAGCTGGAAGACGGCAGCGCCTATCCGCAGGAAGGCGTGCTCAAGTTTACCGACGTCAGCGTCGATCCCACCACCGGCAGCCAGGTCGTGCGGGCGCAGTTCCCCAATAACGGCGGCCTGCTGCTTCCCGGCATGTACGTGCGCGCCGAACTGGTCGAAGGCACCCGTAGCAATGGCATCCTGATCCCGCAGGCCGCCGTTACGCGCGACGAGAGGGGCAGCCCCACGGTGCTGGTCGTCGGCGCCCAGGGCAAGGTCGAAGGCCGCAAGATCACCGCGCCGCGCACGGTCGGCACCAACTGGCTGGTCACCGGCGGCCTGAAGGCGGGCGAAAAGGTCATCGTCGAAGGGGCACAGAACGCGCGTCCCGGCGCGGCGGTCAAGGCCGTTCCGGCGCAGCAGGCAAAGCCCGGCGGTAACGCTCCGGCGGGCCAGCAGCCGAAGCAGGGGCAGTAA
- a CDS encoding TetR/AcrR family transcriptional regulator produces MTNDGTIDRPRAARSAARRQHLLLTARNLFVEKGFHQTGVAQIANASGIAVGQIYRDFANKEAIIAAICEADLAGWLQEDILEAAVVAGDSQAIRDWIERVAIEEPSKEERRLMCDLLAEVGRNPIIADINRKVEQRLNTSFEAALVSLAPGTTKQQRVTMMDFILSLSWGMVARMELFPHREHETLRRYVCSLLRQEIAALGR; encoded by the coding sequence ATGACAAACGACGGTACTATCGATCGACCGCGCGCCGCACGGTCGGCGGCCCGCCGACAACACCTCCTCCTCACAGCGCGTAACCTTTTTGTTGAGAAAGGGTTCCATCAGACCGGCGTGGCGCAGATCGCCAACGCTTCCGGGATCGCCGTAGGCCAGATTTACAGGGATTTCGCGAACAAGGAGGCGATCATCGCCGCCATCTGCGAGGCCGACCTTGCCGGCTGGCTTCAGGAAGATATCCTGGAGGCCGCAGTCGTTGCCGGCGACAGCCAGGCAATCCGCGACTGGATCGAACGCGTCGCCATCGAGGAACCCTCGAAGGAAGAGCGCCGGCTGATGTGCGACCTGCTCGCCGAAGTCGGCCGCAACCCGATCATCGCGGACATCAACCGCAAGGTCGAGCAACGGCTCAACACCAGCTTCGAGGCCGCGCTGGTATCGCTCGCGCCCGGCACAACGAAACAGCAGCGCGTGACGATGATGGATTTCATCCTTTCGCTTTCGTGGGGGATGGTCGCCCGGATGGAACTGTTTCCCCACCGCGAACATGAAACACTGCGCCGCTACGTCTGTTCGCTGCTGCGCCAGGAGATCGCCGCGCTGGGCCGCTGA
- a CDS encoding HAMP domain-containing sensor histidine kinase, protein MDLRIGRLLAGRRLFWKILLAFLVTFVVMTQAVWLLFALRGDREPPEFLMTRHIGPPVLEAAVQAVAGGGPARYRAMLPNIPEDSRHRLELVAEGARPSQPGEGYGVLERRVRDPAGARYLLRFRYHRDDSPGLLNIPRELVVTGVLAGLVFSALLAWYLMAPLNHLRRGFERLARGELATRVSPAIGARRDEVADLAHEFDRMARLIEQLVQSRDRLLHDVSHELRSPLARLQLAIALARQSPARIESAMDRMEREVERLDGLVGELLTLARAENEQDPGDDYFDLVGVAASVIADARYEAQPAGIEIAFDSSGQEDEERPPVRGSSELMRRAIENVVRNALRFSPPDGRIEVRCAYEAGAGAFRLSVVDEGPGVPPDLIDTLFEPFVRGQADGQGLGLGLAIASRAVTAHKGRIAATNLPGQGLKIEFEIPAKEP, encoded by the coding sequence ATGGACCTGCGGATCGGGCGGTTACTGGCTGGACGGCGGCTGTTCTGGAAGATCCTGCTGGCGTTCCTGGTCACCTTCGTAGTGATGACCCAGGCGGTCTGGCTGCTGTTCGCCCTGCGCGGCGACCGCGAACCGCCCGAATTCCTGATGACCCGCCATATCGGCCCGCCCGTGCTGGAAGCGGCGGTGCAGGCGGTCGCGGGCGGCGGGCCGGCGCGATACCGCGCGATGCTGCCGAACATCCCCGAGGATTCGCGTCATCGGCTGGAGCTTGTGGCGGAAGGCGCGCGCCCGTCGCAGCCGGGCGAAGGGTACGGAGTGCTGGAACGGCGGGTGCGCGATCCGGCGGGCGCGCGTTACCTGCTGCGCTTTCGCTACCACCGCGACGATTCGCCGGGGCTGCTCAACATCCCGCGCGAACTGGTGGTGACGGGTGTGCTGGCGGGGCTGGTCTTCAGCGCGCTTCTGGCCTGGTATCTGATGGCCCCGCTCAACCACCTGCGGCGCGGGTTCGAACGCCTTGCTCGCGGCGAACTGGCAACGCGGGTGTCGCCAGCGATCGGCGCGCGGCGGGACGAAGTGGCGGACCTGGCCCATGAATTCGACCGCATGGCGCGGCTGATCGAACAGCTGGTGCAGAGCCGCGACCGGCTGCTCCACGACGTGTCGCACGAATTGCGCTCTCCGCTAGCGCGCCTGCAACTGGCGATCGCGCTGGCGCGGCAGAGCCCGGCGCGGATCGAAAGCGCGATGGACCGCATGGAGCGCGAAGTAGAGCGGCTGGACGGGCTGGTCGGAGAACTGCTCACTCTGGCCCGCGCCGAGAACGAGCAGGACCCCGGCGATGACTATTTCGACCTGGTCGGCGTGGCGGCCAGCGTTATCGCCGATGCCCGTTATGAAGCGCAGCCGGCGGGCATCGAGATCGCTTTCGATTCGTCCGGCCAAGAGGATGAGGAGCGGCCGCCGGTGCGTGGCAGTTCGGAACTGATGCGCCGGGCGATCGAGAACGTAGTGCGCAATGCGCTGCGCTTTTCGCCGCCGGATGGCCGCATCGAAGTGCGCTGTGCCTATGAGGCCGGCGCAGGCGCGTTTCGCCTGTCAGTCGTCGATGAAGGGCCGGGCGTGCCGCCGGACCTGATCGACACCCTGTTCGAGCCATTCGTGCGGGGACAGGCGGATGGTCAGGGACTGGGCCTTGGACTTGCCATCGCATCGCGCGCGGTTACCGCGCACAAGGGCCGCATAGCCGCAACCAATCTACCTGGGCAGGGGCTCAAGATCGAGTTCGAAATCCCGGCCAAAGAGCCGTGA
- a CDS encoding response regulator transcription factor: protein MDEDSKRILLIDDDQELGAMLGEYLESEGFRVEIVSDGVRGLARAVSGEHDAVVLDIMLPGLNGIDLLRALRESNQVPVIMLSARGDEVDKVIGLELGADDYVAKPCYPRELVARLRANLRRQQPAVAPQLATIALGGLEVQVAARKAQWQGAAVELTASEFNILLVLARAGEAVATKDEISLRGLGRARQTYDRSVDVHVSNLRQKLEAVSLGAASVETVRGVGYRLRVL, encoded by the coding sequence GTGGACGAGGATTCCAAACGCATTCTGCTGATCGACGACGATCAGGAACTGGGCGCCATGCTCGGCGAATATCTCGAAAGCGAAGGCTTCCGCGTCGAGATCGTTTCCGATGGCGTGCGGGGGCTGGCGCGCGCGGTTTCGGGTGAGCACGACGCGGTGGTGCTGGATATCATGCTGCCCGGCCTCAACGGCATCGACCTGCTGCGCGCGTTGCGGGAAAGCAATCAGGTGCCCGTCATCATGCTCTCCGCACGCGGTGACGAGGTGGACAAGGTCATCGGGCTGGAACTGGGGGCGGACGATTATGTCGCCAAGCCCTGCTACCCGCGAGAGCTTGTCGCCCGGCTGCGCGCCAATTTGCGCCGCCAGCAGCCGGCGGTCGCCCCGCAATTGGCGACGATCGCGCTGGGCGGGCTGGAGGTGCAGGTCGCCGCGCGCAAGGCGCAGTGGCAAGGCGCCGCGGTGGAACTGACCGCGTCCGAATTCAACATCCTGCTAGTCCTCGCCCGCGCCGGGGAAGCGGTGGCGACCAAGGACGAGATTTCTCTGCGGGGGCTTGGCCGGGCACGCCAGACTTATGACCGCAGCGTCGACGTCCACGTCAGCAACCTGCGCCAGAAGCTGGAAGCGGTCTCGCTCGGGGCGGCAAGCGTCGAGACGGTGCGCGGCGTCGGTTACCGGCTGAGGGTCCTTTGA
- a CDS encoding efflux RND transporter periplasmic adaptor subunit translates to MFTTRRIVIGGAILGACILLLVWKLFLSAPAEPDVATAKVVRGAIEHTVEATGTLEPKELVSVGAQVGGRLDQLNVEIGDVVHQGDLIGLIDPRTQTNSLETARADLANTQAQLAGAKATQAQAQLAFRRQQALGSGEATSQQDFEAARATLQSAQASYDALKAQIRAAGVSVDTAQVQLGYTKVTAPMDGVVVAVVSKQGQTVNANQSAPTIVVLAKLDVMTIKAEVSEADVINVKPGLPVYFTILGDPDKRYEAKLRLIEPAPESIVDEVSSSSSSSSTSSTSTAIYYNALFEVPNTDGRLRALMTAKVSIVLDRRANALSIPATALGAKGKDGSYTVRVKTEEGTIENRRIRIGLNNNVNVEVVSGLREGENVVVGEASAATASSGRRMGPPGF, encoded by the coding sequence ATGTTCACCACTCGTCGCATCGTGATCGGTGGCGCCATTCTTGGCGCGTGTATTCTCCTTCTCGTGTGGAAGCTGTTCCTGTCGGCTCCAGCCGAGCCAGACGTCGCGACCGCCAAGGTCGTGCGCGGCGCGATCGAGCACACGGTCGAGGCGACAGGCACGCTTGAACCCAAGGAACTGGTCAGCGTGGGCGCACAGGTCGGAGGCCGGCTCGACCAACTCAATGTCGAGATCGGCGACGTGGTGCATCAGGGCGACCTGATCGGGCTGATCGACCCGCGCACCCAGACCAACAGCCTTGAGACCGCCAGAGCAGACCTCGCCAATACGCAAGCCCAGCTTGCCGGAGCGAAAGCCACGCAGGCGCAGGCGCAGCTCGCCTTCCGCCGCCAGCAGGCGCTGGGGTCGGGCGAGGCGACCTCGCAGCAGGACTTCGAGGCGGCGCGCGCTACCCTGCAATCCGCGCAGGCCAGCTACGATGCATTGAAGGCGCAGATCCGGGCGGCCGGGGTCAGCGTCGACACCGCGCAGGTGCAGCTTGGCTATACCAAGGTCACTGCGCCGATGGACGGGGTGGTAGTCGCTGTGGTCAGCAAGCAGGGGCAGACGGTCAACGCCAACCAATCGGCACCGACCATCGTCGTCCTCGCCAAGCTGGATGTGATGACCATCAAGGCCGAAGTGTCCGAAGCCGACGTCATCAACGTGAAGCCCGGCCTGCCGGTCTACTTCACCATTCTGGGCGATCCGGACAAGCGCTATGAAGCCAAGCTGCGCCTGATCGAACCGGCGCCGGAATCCATCGTCGACGAAGTCAGCTCCAGTTCCAGCAGTTCCTCGACCAGCAGCACCTCCACCGCGATCTACTACAACGCCCTGTTCGAAGTGCCCAATACCGACGGCCGCCTGCGCGCGCTGATGACCGCCAAGGTTTCCATCGTGCTGGATCGCCGCGCCAATGCCCTGTCGATCCCTGCCACCGCGCTCGGCGCCAAGGGCAAGGACGGCAGCTACACGGTGCGGGTGAAGACGGAGGAAGGCACGATCGAGAACCGGCGGATCAGGATCGGCCTCAACAACAACGTCAACGTCGAGGTCGTCTCCGGCCTCAGGGAAGGCGAGAACGTGGTCGTCGGAGAAGCCAGCGCGGCAACTGCGTCGAGCGGCCGGCGCATGGGCCCGCCGGGGTTCTGA